The following proteins come from a genomic window of Corallococcus sp. NCRR:
- a CDS encoding C40 family peptidase: MGRGVWVGALVSALVWGGAAQAANKATAMKKARPAVQLADRALWRAKSWVGMTTLAKMSSAVSDDCSGMTRLAFQQRRLDLLPDDVLPEENGVTAIHRKARALGMLTETPKPGALVFFKNTFDRNRDGLINDGLTHIGIVERVGEDGTVTFVHKSGGLVKRSRFNLAQPEARKDAKGRILNDWLRRKGKKSRGYLAGELVAGFASVDERWRSPEPQPRLASAKLTVKGDARTARR; this comes from the coding sequence ATGGGACGAGGCGTGTGGGTGGGCGCGTTGGTGAGCGCGCTGGTGTGGGGCGGGGCGGCTCAGGCAGCGAACAAGGCCACGGCGATGAAGAAGGCGCGGCCGGCGGTCCAACTGGCGGACCGGGCGCTGTGGCGGGCGAAGTCCTGGGTGGGAATGACGACGCTGGCGAAGATGAGCTCGGCGGTGAGCGATGACTGCTCGGGCATGACGCGGCTGGCGTTCCAGCAGCGGCGGTTGGACCTGCTGCCGGACGACGTGCTGCCGGAGGAGAACGGCGTTACGGCCATCCACCGCAAGGCGCGCGCGCTGGGGATGCTGACGGAGACGCCGAAGCCGGGCGCGCTGGTGTTCTTCAAGAACACGTTCGACCGCAACCGCGACGGCCTCATCAACGACGGCCTCACGCACATCGGCATCGTGGAGCGGGTGGGGGAGGACGGCACGGTGACGTTCGTGCACAAGTCCGGCGGGCTGGTGAAGCGCTCGCGCTTCAACCTCGCGCAGCCGGAGGCGCGCAAGGACGCGAAGGGCCGCATCCTCAACGACTGGCTGCGCCGCAAGGGGAAGAAGTCGCGCGGCTACCTGGCGGGAGAGCTGGTGGCGGGCTTCGCGTCGGTGGACGAGCGCTGGCGTTCGCCCGAGCCGCAGCCGCGCCTGGCGTCCGCGAAGCTCACCGTGAAGGGTGACGCCCGGACGGCGCGGCGCTAG
- a CDS encoding biosynthetic peptidoglycan transglycosylase, protein MSTVEGPSESPSPEPAASLPPVPPQVRPAPPPRKRRWARWVLGGVLVLGLGTAAVTFAGLPDASPLAKENPKTTALIEQRASEAREAGRKPRRRQQWVPLSAVSKPAVDAVLLSEDASFYLHDGVDTVELARAVGQAVEKGELGRGASTLTQQLAKNLWLSTDRSLTRKLKELVLAHRLEEALTKQRILTLYLNVVEWGNGVYGIEAGAREHFGVSASQLSVAQGAVLAAMLPSPRKRSPSSGSRALWKHAHRVVDALKTYKRISAVQAEAAHAEVDRLLGRAPADDGGDDAEDDGS, encoded by the coding sequence ATGTCCACCGTCGAAGGTCCATCCGAGTCCCCGAGCCCCGAACCCGCCGCGTCCCTGCCGCCGGTACCGCCGCAGGTGCGTCCCGCGCCGCCGCCGCGAAAGAGGCGGTGGGCGCGCTGGGTGCTCGGCGGTGTGTTGGTGCTGGGCCTGGGGACCGCGGCGGTCACGTTCGCCGGGCTGCCGGACGCAAGCCCCCTGGCGAAGGAGAACCCGAAGACGACGGCGCTCATCGAGCAGCGGGCGAGCGAGGCGCGCGAGGCCGGGCGCAAGCCGCGCCGCAGGCAGCAGTGGGTGCCATTGTCCGCGGTGTCCAAGCCCGCGGTGGACGCGGTGCTCCTCTCCGAGGACGCGAGCTTCTACCTGCACGACGGCGTGGACACGGTGGAGCTGGCGCGCGCGGTGGGGCAGGCGGTGGAGAAGGGCGAGCTGGGGCGCGGGGCCTCCACGCTCACGCAGCAACTGGCGAAGAACCTCTGGCTGTCCACGGACCGCAGCCTGACGCGCAAGCTGAAGGAGCTGGTGCTGGCGCACCGGTTGGAGGAAGCGCTGACGAAGCAGCGCATCCTGACGCTGTACCTCAACGTGGTGGAGTGGGGGAACGGCGTGTATGGGATTGAGGCGGGGGCGCGGGAGCACTTCGGCGTGTCCGCGTCCCAGCTCTCCGTGGCGCAGGGCGCGGTGCTCGCCGCGATGCTGCCGTCTCCGCGCAAGCGCTCGCCGTCCAGCGGCTCCCGGGCGCTGTGGAAGCACGCGCACCGCGTGGTGGACGCGCTCAAGACCTACAAGCGCATCAGCGCGGTCCAGGCGGAAGCCGCGCACGCGGAGGTGGACCGGCTGCTCGGCCGCGCTCCCGCGGATGACGGTGGAGACGACGCGGAGGACGACGGTTCTTGA